In Treponema denticola, one genomic interval encodes:
- a CDS encoding tape measure protein, translating to MQQVTDELRILVEAEVERAIKNIEKFDSAMDGTEKTTASFSEALSAVEKKALIMSGAIITAGGASVKFAADNQSLKSSLEVLLKDAGKAKEVFDEWKEFGASTPLQTEEIGKAGKQLLAFGVTAESVTDTMRGLGDIATATGISLGDLSTIYGQIKTQGRLFGDDIKQLQGRGIPIVQELSKQFGVSEAAIKKMVSEGKIGFNDFDKAIKAMTKTGGQFEGMMARLSKDTMGKWSTALDNGKQALASFGDLMLPLVNDVLDFATGTFEAISNLDAGTKRFILGFGGVIAVSGPAIKAITGIKTALTALNANPYMLAIGGLITGVAYLTGLFASQKEEVEDLSEAMERTKGEADRLLSSYKGMEKNKVLDKTVTKELLMLYPELSGKIKEYSTTVEEAQRQIGILHRLKSAQSEEEYNRVLLESAKAYDEIKDKIPRLTEEMFKAAKETGNFDKALKELKYAGKVVEDIEKSFKKEGDHRDFWLEQYLKTELPQILNEAKKPINKELAEIGAGFEDETKRAERLVILWDLIANQTKENLYGSTEGLREAISKLKDELDSALLGGSDVSGETTNAFVKILESIDPENPGFKSKIGKLQDELKKIETGVTITPLIDENSKKTWQQWWQEITNVDETLFGSSGKKAGNLFIQGIRGSAKEEENLAKIILEDFDMKKALEGQKETIQSALKDLFNAKNEDGSSVFGITDNSIQVLLSRIKEINAEIKQLENNEEIKKIYDELIKKNEELGKTTDELTLSKLKQLNADESLIKEAEKQIRLFNTGNILDAYKKKVEAIGKSEYDLARETLVANKATEEQLKQFDEYVKKLKGLEGGFSPFEEAFKSVMKDGLVSMFDELGIKSDELKEKASQAIADISYAIADISFDHLVQGLSDIGYAFAQGDDAAEAFHDSMVKMAQEILNQLPNLFLQAGLQLIAQGQWALGLGFVAAGLGSAVVGGVVSGTIDREKGENKLHKNALGGVYEKGDVIPFALGGVFTNKIVTEPTLFKFAKGTGLMGEAGPEAIMPLKRGKDGSLGVAALGGEAPKVMITIINNTGEAVSQKETEGDDGSRNIEIMIGQAINGVIASGKADRSLKNRFGLTVQGV from the coding sequence ATGCAGCAGGTAACCGATGAGTTAAGAATCTTAGTTGAGGCAGAAGTAGAGCGGGCTATAAAAAACATAGAAAAGTTTGACTCTGCTATGGACGGAACGGAAAAAACTACAGCCTCTTTTTCTGAAGCTTTAAGTGCTGTAGAAAAAAAAGCCTTAATAATGAGCGGAGCAATCATCACGGCAGGGGGAGCCTCCGTTAAGTTTGCTGCCGATAATCAGTCCTTAAAAAGTTCTCTTGAAGTTCTTTTAAAAGATGCAGGGAAAGCTAAAGAAGTTTTTGATGAGTGGAAGGAGTTTGGAGCGTCCACTCCTTTACAAACAGAGGAAATAGGAAAAGCCGGGAAACAGCTTTTAGCCTTCGGTGTTACGGCAGAAAGTGTAACAGACACAATGCGGGGCTTGGGAGATATAGCCACGGCAACCGGAATAAGCCTTGGAGACTTATCGACGATTTACGGACAGATAAAAACGCAAGGCCGTCTTTTTGGTGATGATATAAAACAGCTTCAAGGAAGAGGAATCCCAATCGTTCAAGAATTGAGTAAACAGTTCGGAGTAAGCGAGGCTGCCATTAAAAAAATGGTAAGCGAAGGCAAGATAGGCTTTAATGATTTTGATAAGGCTATAAAAGCTATGACAAAAACAGGCGGACAGTTTGAGGGGATGATGGCTCGTCTTTCAAAAGATACTATGGGTAAATGGTCTACAGCCTTAGATAACGGGAAACAAGCCTTAGCATCTTTCGGAGACCTTATGCTCCCTTTAGTAAATGATGTGCTGGATTTTGCAACAGGAACCTTTGAAGCAATATCAAATTTAGATGCAGGAACAAAAAGATTTATTTTAGGGTTTGGCGGAGTCATCGCCGTTTCAGGACCTGCAATAAAAGCAATAACAGGAATAAAAACAGCTCTTACGGCTTTAAATGCCAATCCCTATATGCTTGCGATAGGAGGATTGATAACCGGAGTTGCTTATTTAACCGGTCTTTTTGCGTCTCAAAAAGAAGAGGTGGAAGATTTAAGTGAAGCAATGGAAAGAACAAAAGGCGAAGCCGATCGCCTTCTTTCGTCGTATAAGGGTATGGAAAAAAACAAGGTTCTTGATAAAACTGTTACAAAAGAACTTTTGATGTTATACCCTGAACTTTCAGGAAAAATAAAAGAATATTCTACAACTGTTGAAGAGGCTCAACGGCAGATAGGAATTTTACACAGATTAAAAAGCGCACAATCAGAGGAAGAATACAATAGGGTTCTTTTGGAAAGTGCAAAGGCCTATGACGAAATAAAAGATAAAATTCCGCGTCTTACCGAAGAAATGTTTAAGGCCGCAAAAGAAACCGGAAATTTTGACAAGGCCTTAAAAGAATTAAAGTATGCAGGAAAAGTTGTAGAAGATATTGAGAAAAGTTTTAAAAAGGAAGGAGATCACAGAGACTTTTGGCTTGAACAATATTTAAAAACGGAACTGCCTCAAATTTTAAATGAGGCAAAAAAGCCCATAAATAAAGAACTGGCAGAAATAGGTGCAGGATTTGAAGATGAGACCAAACGGGCTGAGCGCTTAGTTATACTTTGGGACTTAATCGCCAATCAAACAAAAGAAAATCTTTATGGATCAACAGAAGGCTTACGAGAGGCTATATCAAAATTAAAAGACGAATTGGATTCTGCCCTTTTGGGGGGAAGCGATGTATCAGGGGAAACAACAAATGCCTTTGTAAAAATTCTTGAAAGCATAGATCCCGAAAATCCTGGCTTTAAATCAAAGATAGGGAAATTACAAGATGAGCTAAAAAAGATAGAAACGGGAGTTACAATTACTCCTCTTATTGATGAAAATTCAAAAAAAACATGGCAGCAGTGGTGGCAAGAAATAACAAATGTAGATGAGACTCTTTTCGGCTCTTCCGGCAAAAAGGCAGGGAATCTTTTTATTCAAGGGATAAGGGGTTCAGCAAAGGAAGAAGAGAACCTTGCAAAAATAATTCTTGAAGACTTCGATATGAAAAAGGCTTTAGAAGGACAAAAAGAAACAATTCAAAGCGCTTTAAAGGATTTATTTAATGCAAAAAATGAAGACGGCTCTTCAGTTTTCGGCATTACAGATAACTCCATACAGGTATTACTTTCAAGGATAAAAGAAATAAATGCCGAAATTAAACAGCTTGAAAACAACGAAGAAATAAAAAAAATATATGATGAGCTTATAAAGAAAAATGAAGAGCTAGGTAAAACTACCGATGAATTGACCTTATCAAAACTAAAGCAGCTCAATGCCGATGAATCTTTGATAAAAGAGGCAGAAAAGCAAATAAGACTTTTTAATACGGGGAATATATTAGACGCTTACAAGAAAAAAGTTGAAGCTATAGGAAAAAGTGAGTACGATTTAGCTCGCGAGACCTTAGTAGCCAACAAGGCAACGGAAGAACAATTAAAACAATTCGATGAATATGTAAAAAAACTTAAAGGCTTGGAAGGAGGTTTTTCTCCTTTTGAAGAAGCTTTTAAGTCTGTAATGAAAGACGGTCTTGTGTCAATGTTTGACGAACTGGGAATTAAATCGGATGAGTTAAAAGAGAAAGCCTCTCAGGCTATAGCCGACATCTCTTACGCAATAGCGGACATAAGTTTTGACCATCTGGTACAGGGCTTAAGCGATATAGGTTATGCCTTTGCTCAAGGCGATGATGCCGCCGAAGCCTTCCATGATTCAATGGTTAAAATGGCACAAGAAATTTTAAACCAGCTTCCTAACCTTTTTTTACAGGCGGGCTTACAGTTAATAGCACAAGGTCAATGGGCCTTAGGGTTAGGCTTTGTTGCAGCAGGCTTGGGAAGTGCTGTAGTAGGCGGTGTAGTCTCCGGAACTATCGACAGGGAAAAGGGAGAAAACAAGCTCCACAAAAATGCGCTCGGAGGCGTTTATGAAAAAGGTGATGTTATCCCCTTTGCCTTAGGCGGGGTTTTTACAAACAAGATAGTTACAGAGCCAACTTTGTTTAAATTTGCAAAAGGCACAGGTCTTATGGGAGAAGCGGGGCCTGAGGCGATAATGCCTTTAAAACGCGGAAAAGACGGGTCATTGGGTGTAGCTGCCTTGGGAGGAGAAGCGCCTAAAGTAATGATTACAATAATAAACAATACAGGGGAAGCGGTTTCTCAAAAAGAAACTGAAGGAGATGACGGATCCCGTAATATCGAAATAATGATAGGACAAGCAATTAACGGAGTTATAGCAAGCGGCAAGGCCGACAGAAGCTTAAAAAACAGATTCGGCTTAACAGTACAAGGAGTTTAA
- a CDS encoding DUF4783 domain-containing protein: MIVIKALQEALSKKGIINILKPQASTVADAHAELALIGFTAGGEKKNNDIKSYETITLSCDIVSLGVSIDYVNELSKFLKKMLELCIDSLDVHLIKNNQEYIIKAHFQKVQEGRFEYPEDSQALPAEYREGYIITMTYPSFLNEE; the protein is encoded by the coding sequence ATGATAGTAATTAAAGCTTTACAGGAAGCCTTATCAAAAAAAGGAATTATAAACATTTTAAAACCTCAAGCGAGCACGGTCGCAGATGCTCACGCAGAGCTCGCTCTTATAGGGTTTACGGCTGGAGGAGAAAAAAAGAATAACGACATAAAAAGTTATGAGACTATAACGCTTTCTTGTGATATCGTGTCCTTAGGAGTTTCAATCGACTATGTAAATGAGCTATCAAAATTTTTAAAGAAAATGCTTGAGCTTTGTATCGATTCTCTTGATGTTCATTTAATAAAAAACAATCAAGAATATATTATCAAAGCTCATTTCCAAAAAGTACAGGAGGGAAGATTTGAATATCCTGAAGACTCTCAAGCGTTGCCGGCAGAGTACAGGGAGGGATATATAATAACAATGACATATCCTTCATTTTTAAATGAAGAGTAA